ACAACGTCGAATGAGACCGCGCTTTCTCTTCATTCCGTACTGAACTCACCGCATGAAGGCGCCGGCCAAGCCCGCCAACATCGGCGCAGCCAGCCGGTCCCAGGCCCCGGCATAGCGCACCACCCGGCCGCCAAACCCGCGCTTGAACCGCCACACCCCCCACAACCCTGTAGCGGGGTCGGGGATGGGAGCGTCGGCGTCGATCCCCACCTCGTCGGGTACGCCCCACAAGTCGTAAGCTGTGCAACCGTTGGCCCTGGCCCAGCGCATCGTCTCCCATTGCAGCAGGTGGTTGGGCATCAGGTTGCGGTCGTCGTTGCCCGAAGCGCCATAGAGATAGTAGGCCCTGCCTGCCAGCCGCGCCGCCATCAGTCCCGCCAATGGCTCACCCTCGTGCTCGGCCAAAAACAGGGCTGCATGGCCTGAAGGCGCGAACAACTCCCAGAAGCGACGATAATAAGCAGGTTCATGGACGCCGAATGTGTTGCGTTGGCCGGTCGCCTGCATCAAAGCGCCGAAGGCGGGCAGGTCCCCCACCCCGCCGGCGCGCACCACCACCCCCTTGCGCCCGGCCAGCCGCACATTGTAGCGCCATTTCTGGTGCATCCGGGCCAGGATCGTCTCCTCGTCCGGCTGCAGATCGACCCAGACCGTCGTCCGTGGCTGCACAGCCCGGCCGGGGCGGAAACCCAACCGCCGGAGCAGAGAGGCAAGGGCGGGGTCATCCGGCAGTTCCGGCTCGATCTTCAGCGCCACCGCCCCCCGACGCAAGCAGAAGCGCCACAATTCGGCCAGCAGCCGACCGGCAAGCGCCTCATCCTGCCAATCGAGCAGCGGCCCTTTGGGGACATAGGCCAGGCGCAGGGGCAGAAATCCCAGCCGGGGCAGACGCCGGAACAGCACCTGCGCCCCGGCTGCCAGCCGCCCGCCCTCGCTCAGGCCCAGGCGGGCGTCTTCCCAGCCAAATTCGCGCTTCAGCCGGCCCCAGGCCGCCAGTTGCAGGGGGTGGGCGGCAGGATGCCCGGCGACGAACGCATCCCAGGCAGCCTCATCCCACCCGGCCTGCCCGCTATGCCCGACCTGCACGGTTCCTAACGCCCTTCGTGGACG
This genomic stretch from Caldilineales bacterium harbors:
- a CDS encoding peptidoglycan bridge formation glycyltransferase FemA/FemB family protein, with amino-acid sequence MQVGHSGQAGWDEAAWDAFVAGHPAAHPLQLAAWGRLKREFGWEDARLGLSEGGRLAAGAQVLFRRLPRLGFLPLRLAYVPKGPLLDWQDEALAGRLLAELWRFCLRRGAVALKIEPELPDDPALASLLRRLGFRPGRAVQPRTTVWVDLQPDEETILARMHQKWRYNVRLAGRKGVVVRAGGVGDLPAFGALMQATGQRNTFGVHEPAYYRRFWELFAPSGHAALFLAEHEGEPLAGLMAARLAGRAYYLYGASGNDDRNLMPNHLLQWETMRWARANGCTAYDLWGVPDEVGIDADAPIPDPATGLWGVWRFKRGFGGRVVRYAGAWDRLAAPMLAGLAGAFMR